The Capra hircus breed San Clemente chromosome 22, ASM170441v1, whole genome shotgun sequence DNA segment CTCGTCAGATGGAGTGAATTCCGATGACACGCAGGAGACCCCCAAGGTTGAACATTTCACACCAGCAGAACCACTGCCAGCTTGGATGGCAAGGGACAGGGTACAAAAGATAGCTGTTAACCCCCGAAGATTCTAGGGGCAGGAAACAGGCTGATCCAAGAGTGCAGCCGTGAACAGGTGCTGCCCTCCATGGAGAGGAACCGATTGCTCCTGGGGAGGCAGCTCAAGCCCGAGGAGGTGCTCAGGCCCTAACACCACACACCACTTGCCCTGCTGGATTCTGTAACTGGTTGAAACCAGTGAGGCCTTTTCCTTCCAGTCTCCCGTCCTGAAGGGCAGTGTCCTGTGTCTTTTCACTGGGGCTTATGCCTCCCACTCATCTTGGGGAGCAAGTCACAAAGCTACCGACAGGAGTGACGCCCCAGGCTGAATCATACCCACATCTCACCCATACCTGATTTAGGACAGAGACTGACACCTCTGTAGCTGACCAAACCTAAGAGCAGACTTTTAACTTTGATGGGATGACGCTTTTGGTCGTGTTAGGATGAGATGGTGACAAGGTCCATCCGAGGCAGAAGCATACCCTCCCTTCATGTACTGTCCTGGTCCGAGCCCAAGACCTGGAAGTTAATACAGACCCTTGTAATCTGAATGGATCTCGGAGCACTGTGTTCTTAGTGGGAAATAAAGATAGGACAGTATGAGACTAAAATGACACAGCTCTCCTGAGAGAGGATTGCATCTCAGGCAGTCGTAGGTTTTAATCGACTTTGGGCTTCTTTGTCCCAACCTAGAGGTAACCAGCAGAATATACCAGAAACTCCCATGCTCACGAGGGGTGCTATTCTGTTAGGTCTAATAGAATTAACACCCAAGAAAAGAGTAGACGTGAGTTCTGGTAGAATCCTTGGGAAGGGGAGATTGGAGCATCccgaaacttttttaaaaatctgttactaATAAGACTTTAATCCATTATACTTGCAGTGTTTCTGCTTCGAAATTGCATTTACAATCAAAAGTTTAGGATGAGAACTAATTTTGAATCAAGGTCTAAATGCCCAAGAAGAGCTGATTTTCAAAATGCGCTCAGGGTTAGACAAGAGCACGTTGACTGAAGTGTGAAGCAGTGGGCAGCGCCACTCAATGGGGCAGAGCCGGGCTGCTGCTGACCCCAGAGGGGCGGGGCCCATCAGTGTCCTGCAGCACCACCTCCTCCATCTGCCAGCTGACCAGCTCCACCCACACAACCCGCTGCCCCCCGCAGTCTGCAGTTAGCGGCCAGACACGAGCATTTTGATACCTGGCTCACCCCGGCCCATTTCAGGGTTGCCAGACATTGAGAGGTGTTCCCCTCAGCAGCATGCGGTGTAGTGGCACTGTAGGAAGTTTGAAAACAAGAGGCACCACTGATTATTCCACCTTCACCAACGATGTGTCTGGTCGCCCAATCACCATCACAGCGATTCTGCAGGACAGCTTttcttcactttacagatgagctcAGAGCGACTGGCTGAGCTTCAAGTACGAGCCGACAACTGACCCCGAGCAGAGACTTCAGTGTGGTCTGCTGCCTACATGCTGCCACACAGCTTCAAGCGCAAGCAAGGCTCTGCTGCTAAAACCAGGAGAGTTTTGGAGATCCGGGTACAGAGGTACTGAGACAGCCCTGGGGGGAGTTGAGAACTGACTTAGCCAGGTGTTAGAAGTCGCACACGCAACTCTCACGGCCGGTGACTGCCACCTCTGGTCTCTGCTCTATCTGTCCAGGTTCCTGTTGCCAAATATTTCACCCAGAATATTAGCGAATAAGCAAAAGGCCTCAGCTTGGACAAGAGTCACCTCATCTGCATTTAAACAGACCACATCATTTGCAGTTTCACTTACCCAAATTGAAAATACCACCTGGAGGCGCGAAAAGGCAGgcgcatcccaggcttccctggtggctcggctgtAGAGTCCACCTCCCAATCGAGTTCGagtcctgatctgggaagatccctcacGCCTCGGAGCGACTAAGCCCGTGCggcccaactactgagcctgtgcactagagcccgggagccaaaGCTCCTGAAGCTCACGCCCCCTAGAGCCGGTGCTTCCAaacagaagcccctgcaatgagcaGCCCACACCCCACAGCTATGGAGTAGGCCTCCGCTTCACCCAAGCagagaaggcccagcacagcacccCCAAAAAGAAATGCCCATCCCTCTAATACATCAGCTGGAAATCTTCTCTAGACCTTGACACTCATCTGGCTCTAATCAATCCTTGGGTGGAAGGCTCCCTAAAGCTCCAGTGATCAAACAAAGCGGCCTCAGACGTGGGAGTGCTGCAAAAGCCGGGCCTCATGCACACACCCGTGTGGCCTGACCAGGAAGTATAGATGTAGTCCCCATCTCCCAGACTGTGAGCGcgctctctggtgcctcagatggtaaagaatctgcctgcaacgcaggagacctgggctcatcTTGCTCGAGCAAATGTCGTGACAGGGCACGAGAGGGCAAGCAGACTGCAGCTGCGGAGCTGCGGACGGTGGAGGGCTCAGGCGGAGAGCAGCGCAGGGCGCCCTGCTCATGCGGGACGCCAACCTCGGTGAACTGCGGAAGGCCTGCCACAACGTCGCTGGAGTTACTACCTCTGCGACCAGATTCTCTTTGCCCAACAGGGGTCACGCAGCAGTGTTCTCCAGTGGAGACCAGAGTGGTCAGGCTCCAGGCCAGGGTTCGTGGTTCATACCGCAAAGTACCTTCCATGGAAAACGCGGCAATGAACACAAAAGCACCCCGACCGGCTGAAGGGCGTGCGCTTTGCTCACTGCAGCTGCCTCGGTCACCTCAGGCCCGCCTAGGAAGGTGTTTCCACAAGCACAAGAGCAGAAACCCAAGTGTGAAAACACGAAGTCTGTGATGTTGAAGACACCACTGTGACCCTCATTACCATCACATACAGCCTGCTTGGGAGACAGAACTGACACCTCAGCTGGCTACCAAAACCTTTACCGAGATCACAAGCAGTGAAGTTCATTGCCAGTGGAGGTGGAAATGAACAGATGGGAAGCTGTTACGTTCAATGTAATTTCTTTCAATTCTAAGGCAAGTAACAAGGATAATTAAATGTACATGAACCTTTGTAATTCAGAGCACAAGCTCTGGACTGAGTTGTTCTCAAATTATAACCACACCACTGGGGCCATGACCTTGTCTCCTTATCCCGGGAGTCACCCAGGATCTTACAAAATACCGCTCAGTACCCTCCCTGAGAAAGTCATGCCCAATGCTAGCCTCTTTAATTCTAACAGAGATGTTCTTTAACACCTACTCTATTAAACTGTCATTAGAAATGTTTTAAACGGTTGCAGCAGTTACTTGAGTCCAATGAATACAACGTGCTCAAAATCTTTTGGACAACTAGAATTCTACCaggttttaaaaatgacagtTAAGTTTAACAAGGACTGTCACGACCAGTACTAATAAATAATGAAGGGAAACAGATCCCAAAACAGGGAACAGAGAACAGATGGTACGAGTATATGCTGCTGACTTCAGACAGCCCCGAATTCAAGATCTTGCCTCTGTCACTTAAGAGTAGACGACGTCTCGTCGGAAGCCAGGTGCCTCACCTACTGACCGTGTTACTGCCTTAAAGTCAAGGACAGCCTGTTCCACGAATAATTTAACATATAAAATAGTCAAAATAACTCAAACACAACAGCTACCAACATCCCAGACAAAATCTTTCAAGGCACTGTCTTCCCTACAATTGCAACAAATCTGACTATTTCTATCTAAAAAAATCAACTCTTCCTAAGTGGATGATACTCATTATTTACCAGAATCAAAACCCTCAAGGGCACTGTATCACTTAGTACAACTTGGTTTTGTGGAACCAGGGAGCGACGTGGTCATTTCTCCCAACTGTACACAAAGAACAGGAAATGCTAAAATCATCAGGTAAATGAATGATAGATTGCTGACTTTTCAAGGGAAATGCTTGTCATTTCAATGGAAGAGGTCAAGTTCTCTGTCAGCAGTAAAGCTGATGAAATGCAACATCACTGTTTCGTAACTTGTgctagaaaactgaaatcatcatGATCTCTAACATGCTTAACATCTGAGATACAGCACTTGCTTCATGAAAATATCAAAGGGACTTCGCTGTCTGTGCCGGGTTAAAGACCCAAAGCTTCCAGGCCGGAGACACTCGGGAAGTCAGATCCCAGAGGTGCGACTGAGCCAAAAAGAAACAATGTAACCCAACCacacaagcaaaacaaaactgaaagcttGACACTCTAGGGAAATGAACCGGCGCTGGGGTTTCACCACGTTGCTGCTCTGGCGAGCACAGCGCTGTGCgacccacccacacacactgaCCAGATGACACGCGGCGTGCAGCACACGCAAGGCGAGGAAACCACCCGGCAGGATGAAGAGGCCAATGGGCCACCTTGGGAAGCTCGGGGCAGCAGCCACGGGGAGGGCCGGGGGCATTCAGCAGCTGTAGGAGAGGAAGGGTACTTGAGGTTCCAGGCAGCTGCACATTCTTCAACTTAAGCTTCTAGGAactcatctataaagtgagtTCATTAAATGACTTCTAAGGTGCATGTCAACTCTAGATCACACCCTAGGAGAAAACACAAGGAATCCAACATTCCAGACCCCTGTGAAGTCCAGGAAAATTTGAAATGGTGAAACCGTCATGGTGGGACTTCTGATGGTCCAGCGCTTAAGCCTTCGCCTTCCAGTTCAGGGGCGCAGGTTCATCCCTGGCCcaggagccaagatcccacacaccTTGCGGCCAAAAAATCACAAATCAACTTCAATacagtaacaaattcaatgaagactttaacgagagtccacattaaaaaaaataaactttaacgAAAGCCATCCATCCATGGTGTTAGAACTGTTCAGAACCAACGTGGAACGAAAGGCTGTCATTATAATGGACGAGAAGACAGAAACTATGTCCTCGCAGAGCTGATGGAGTgtctgaagcctgtgctccctcCAACAGCTACGTTTCCTTACGGAAGGCCAGGCTGAGTTAGcacaaaaagaaaacccagacGGCCAGCTTCTGGGCCTCCGCTCCCCTTTAATGCGGCATTCTGCACCATATACGTTAATGAAAAGTTGAAACAAAAAGAACTTTAGTCagactccccttcctcctccagcttTATTGGATAGCTTAAAATTACATTTCTATTTTCTAGGACTTCAGTTGCTTTTTCcatctgacttttaaaaactgattacAGCAAATGAAACACAGTTGTCTAAGTGATATAGTATACAAAAATAACATCTTGATTTCTGTGAAAATGCATTTCTCTGCAATTCCTGAATAGCTCCAAATTATGCTAACTCTGAGCATAGATGTTTACTCTGGGTTTTAGATTTAGTCTTTGAAAACGTGTTCTACAccactgccatcaccatctgttTACCCAGCATCAACGCTGTGGTGAGGCTGTCCCTGCTCAGGCTTCTATCCCGCGTGTTCTCGCACGGCCATTAACACgcgtgtttgtctttttgtttgtttactcccACTCAGCTGCATGTTCTATGTAGGGCCTGATACAGATGTTACTCGATGTTATTTAATAGCTACTGAGGTCAGACAATCCAAGGCAGTCATTATGCTAAAATTAAAGTTATTTATGGAAGCTCACAGACACTTCCAGGATCGGTTTTACCTCCTACATGGGAACATATTCGAGAAACCCAGAACGGGCTTCCTGGTCTGACTCAACTCTTCCCATTCATCAATCCCTATTCACCAGTGGCGCGGAAAGGGGGTTCTTTAACAAAGCATTATACATTAACACCTCTACCAAACTaaacataaactttttttttttgtagttaaaTGCAGAAAGTCGATTTTTTTTCCACCCCTTTCCTCCTTTTACACGGCAAGTAAAGCTCACTGGCCTGGGAGTAGCCTCTGTCTGCCAACCTTTGGCCAGTGAAGAGGATTCAGAGAAAATAATACAACCATCAATCAGAAAAGGAGGGGCGACAAAGGAGAGCGATTAAGCTGTGGCCTCGATCGTGCACTCCCGCGCAAGGTGCCCTGACTCGCCACAGCGGTAACAGTTGACTTCACTCGTCTTGCTGCAGTTGATGGCTACGTGACCAGTTTCGCCACACCTAAGAGGGGAAATTGAAACAGCTGTCACAAAAGCGCTCAGAAACAGGCACAATGTACCGAAGGATTAGCTACTGCACGACAAAACGCAACGATGAGTGGAGCATGCATCTGTGCTCTTCAGTGAGTCTCATTAACCCCTAAACTAAGACCGAGGAGGAGGGACCCGACCGCTAAGCCACTCAGCTGAGCGGTCCACAGCAGATCACCCACTACCACCAAACACGGACCACACAGATCCCCCACCGCCACCACCAAACACGGGCCAACATGGTCTGTCTTCACACAAGTGAGCCCCTACGATCCCACAAGTATGTACATGTCAAAACTTGTCAAAGTGCATGCTTTAACATGTACATATATCATCGTGTCACACTCACAAGCAGAGACTCCTGATTTCATGAAAAAGATCTGTGTATGAATTACACAAACCAGAACATACGCTTTGTACTTTTCTACGAAGTCTCTGAAGGTGCCAAACCATCACCCCTCACACTCTTTCACGCACACAAACCCCTCGTGTGGTCAGGGCCAGGTCGGGGCCGCAGCGCCCTGGGTCCTCCCACCGGCGGCAGCCCAGGCTCCCGCAGCCCCCAGCAGCTCACCTGTAGCACTTGACCTTGGTGCAGTCCTTCTGGATGTGCCCGAACTCGCCGCAGGAGTAGCACTTCTGCTCGTCGGCATGGTCGCAGTCGCGAGCCAGGTGGCCGGGCTTGCCGCAGTTGTAGCAGCACTGCTCCCGCTCCCGCTTGGGCTCCTTGCAGTCCTTGGCGATGTGGCCGCCTCGGCCGCAGTTATAGCAGGCTTCGGCAGCAGGGAAAGGTCAGGCAGACTGTGGCACCTCACGGGTGCCGCCAGGCTCCGCGCCGCTCCCCGGGGGACCCTCCTCCACACGCCCCTCACTCACCATCCTCCTGAAGGTCGCAGTCCTTGGCAAGGTGGCCAGACTCGCCACAGCGGTAGCAGATGTCTGGGAGAGACGAGGCGACAAACTGGAAGCCTGTTTGGGACGGAGACAAAGCGCGCGTGGCCCATTAGCCCAGTCTTGACGCCCACGAATACGGAGGCACTTCAGAATTTTTTATTCGACAAAAATACCTCTATCCGAGGTAAAACCACCTCTGCCACGGCTTCTCATCCCACGACCGCGGCCTCCACCAGTGGGGCACTCCCGGGCCCAGTGGCCAGACCGTCCGCACTTGAAGCACTCATTGCtgctcatggctgcagtcagatcttcaaaacattaaaaacgaCAACATGAAGCCACTCACCACTGCTTCCAGCTTTTATTCCCTGTTTAGTGTATTTCTGGATAATTATTCTTCAGTAACAAAAGCCAACCAATATACTGTTTAGAAAAACACTCAGATAACCATATACTTAGGCATCATGattatgaaatatattaaaaaatgaatcaaaaacaCTTCGCATAGTCGTTCCAATTATGCATAAGTGTTAACCCGGTTACTAAGGGGACTTTCAGGGTTAGTGTAAATGAATATCCATCATTAGCGATGAAACTCGATGGTGGGCACTGAAAGCCACGCGCTGGTTATAAGCCTGGAGCAGCCCGCGGGTCTGCAGCATTGCTGCAGCACAGAGGCAAACCCCCCGTGCACCAGAGCAGCCAGCACGGCGCCTAATGACGCCGCAGCCCTGCCTGCCGACTGAGCTCTGGAGGGCAGGCGCGCCAGAAGAGGCGCAGTCTTAAAGCAGTAGAAAAGCAACAAAGAGAAACGCCAAAGTCAAGTCCCGGTAGCACTGGGGCCATCTCCCCCTCTCTAGTTTCTcccatttccaaatttgcttctGTAATTTTACATCTAAAACAAGGTTACTTGTAATTTCACAGTAGACTCCTTTATTGGgtattgtttcaaaataaaagcGAAACTCCAAAGCAAATCCATTTTGTGCTTCTTACGTAACAATCTAAAAATAAGCGGGGGCTATTCCTAgcaaagaatgggaaagaacagAGAGGAACGCTGCAGGACAGACTCCCAGTAAACGGGCCTTTAAAAAGCTCGCTGAAAACACTGTGGCCTTTACATTTCCCCACTTCCCTGTATCTAAACATGTTTTGCCCTGAATTCCAGTGTCAAAGAATGGTGCACAAAGTTTTTTAACTCAATGGAGCAAAACCTAGTGACTCAAATTATGCTCGAGTTTAGTTTCAAAAGTCTCCGCTGTCAGATATCCAAAAGAACTCATACCTGTCCCATGCGCCTGAAACCAGAGCCGGGACAAATCTTCAGAGGACACTGCCATCTCGCACACTCGCCCTGCACACTTACCCTAACAGCAGGGGACAGCGCGCCCGAGCAGGGCGCCCATTCCCCACGCTGTCCCAAGGCACGTTTCCACTCAGAAGAAACCAGTCCGTGACGATTAAAAAGGCATTTGGCAAAATTACATCTGCTTTCCTATATGGGTGCTGGCATTTTAAGTCAAGTGGAGGGCTGGTTTCCAGAGAAAACACTGAGATTAAAAAGTGAACAGCACATAAAACAATCACAGGAAAAGTGCTTATGGCTCTTGGGCCTCCCCTCAATCCCACCTCCATCCTGCGTCTTCTCTGGTTTACTGAGGACCAATCCGAGTACAGGTGGGCTGCACAGGTCGCCCAGTGGCAGCGAGCCGGCCTGCCGATGCAGCAGAcgaaggagacccgggttcacgtcccgggctgggaagatccccggagcaggaaacagcaacccgctccagcattcttgcctcaaagtcccatggacagaggagcctggtgggctcctctcCACAGGGCCAAAAGCCAGACAGTACTGAGCAGGCACGCGGATCCGAACACTGTAGCTCCTGGTCCCAAGGAGTCCTTTCCTTTCACAAGGCAATCCGGGCAAGCGGACAGGCTCCAAGCACTTTATACTTTTTTACTTTAATGAGATATTATCTTTTAGAAAAACGACGACCCAATATTCAACACGCAGAAAGCTAAAGCGAATGGTAGTTCGGGCAATCTCACTCTTACACTGCTGCTTTAAGAAGGCCTCTTGCTGGCTTCGTAACGGTAAAGGGTAAGAGAGGTGCATCACACGGAATCATCAGCTGTCTATTAACAGTGCGCATTGTGACATTTTAGGGTTACTTTCAGCCTACaaataatagttaaaaaaatttaGCTTCCTACCAAGTGATTAGCCCATGTGCGGATTCTTCCTCTTTGGCCAAGCCAATCTGAGTGAGCTGTTCTGCATTTTTACTGAGAGAGCTCTTAGATAATTAACAGTAATCCAACTGACTCCTGCTGTTTTAAGGGGATGCTACCTATCCTAGGACACAGGTCGCTATCCTAGTACGCATCTTACATACGAGCACATTGAGTTACAAGGTCTTCAGAGAGTCCATGCCGTTCCTCAGGAAAACTAGAGGCCGCGAGGGAAGACGGAGCTGCGAATTCATCCTGGCTCCACGATGCCCTCTGCTCTTGGCTGGGAGTCTGGCGGCACTGTCTGCCTCCGCCTCTCGCACCTGTCACAACGTTTTCCAACCTTCAAGGGCCAACTCAAATAAATGCCAgctctataaaagaacctgaccACATCACCAGCCTGGAACTTTCCTTTTTCCTACCAAGACTCAGGGCACTTGGCCTGCTCTACCATTCTGCTTTTTACCATCCTCCTGAGGGCACAGACCAAGGTATTCGCCTCTGACTAATACCCCATACAATCACCCTTTCAGTCGCGGTTCTGTAACTCAGGATTTTAActgctgaggttttttttttgggggggggggcgagggCCAATAGTcatttgctgaatgaaataaACTTGTGTTTCTTGTACAGACCCAATCCAATCCAGTAAttactgaccaaaaaaaaaaaaaaaaaaaaaaaaaacacctaaatttTTGCCATCAGATGAGCTGctgcactgttcacttaaaagAATGACGCTGGaaagtccctggtggtccagcagctaggactcagcacttcactgccagggcccaggctcGGGCCCAGGTTCGCTCCCCGGTCGCAGTACGGCCAAACAACAGAGTACCGATGAATTTCACATTCTCACTAAGGCCTGACTGCAATCCAGATTCAGTATGCATTTCAGATTATCTGTTACAATCCCCACACGTAACGGAGAAATTTTCACCCCAGGTCACTGAAGTCAGTAGCCAAACCAGGACCTCTGCTTGCCACCCACACTCTTATTACTCCAAGAATTCAATGAGACCCAGTAATCTATGGCATGCTGCAGAGCACATATAtactaatttaaaaagcaaatgctGTATTTTCACTGTCACTTGGCAGTAAGAGAGCATATTTTTCTTCTCGCTGCTAAAAATCACTGCTGCTATCCACCCCCATGTATTCTCACAATGCAAACAGATTTGGGAACCACAGGGTTAACCACTTAACTGCTTGCTGCGTTACCTCAGGACACCTGACGCCCCTCCTGTCTTGATCTGGAGCCAGAACTGTTTCCAGGTGCCTTGTGCTTAGCACACGCTCAACTAAACTCCTAAGGGCTGATGATTGCGGCTCGCAGCTCCTCGCTCCTTTCCACTCTTCCCCTGCTGAGGTTTAAGTGCAGACAGGCAGCACTCACTCTAAGCAGTTCCCCGGCAGCCTGCTGGTCAGGATTCCggactttcactgccagggccccgGTTCTTTCTCTGCTCGGGGATTCAGCCCACAAGCCTCACAACACGGCCAATCTACTCAGCAGGCTTAGAGTGGGCCTAACTCCGCTTACACTCCAGTTTCCCAGCCTATAACGCCCCTTCTTGAGAAGCAAAAGGGTCAGTTCCAAATGAGCTCCCATTTCCAACCCCAGGAAGCAGTATGTTTCCCTTCCGCCACAGCGAACTGAATTTTTATGGCACAAGTCACATGTAAGATGTGGCAGGGCCCAGGGCATGCCTGGCGCAGTCAAAATGCGACCTGAGAAGGGCCACGTGAGCTCAACTGGGAGGCCCAACTATTCTGATTCTGCACTCATCTAGGCTGTGAGTGCTTAAGTCCTGGAACTAGTTACACAAACTTGTCTTCACTGAGGCAAATTTACCGCATTTTTGATACTAACAACAAAGCCAGGAAACTGCTTTGATTAAACCTTCACAGCACCTGGTCAACACGAGCAACGCGCTCCAATGAGTAGGAGCCAGCAACAGTCTACAAACACATCTAACATAAGAGCAGCCAAGGGCGTCAGTGGCTGAGGAGCACCGGTGAGACCGCTCGCCTCACACGGCCCTGCTTCCTATCAGCGCTATCGCCACTCATCGTCCCCAAGCCCAGAGGGGCCCTCTGCCCTCAGAACGCACTCGCCCATCACTGCGCTCCACTAAGCCAGTTCCCAGTACCAACGTGGTACCAAGACGCCTCAGCTTGGAGTAAAAACAAACTAAAGGAAGCAAGTGGCATCGCGGGCTTCCTGCACTCTGCCCAGGACGCAGGACAGAGACCGCCCCCAGGAGCAGCTCtggctgcttctcctgcatttccCGCGTGCGCGGGTTACTTACACCCACCTCTGCTTATCCAGAGAGGTTTCAGTTAGCAGTTAAATGCCTACTACTCATTATCTATAATCCCTGCAACTTTGCAAGTTACGTATCCTTGTTCCCCTTTcactgataaggaaactgaggatctGAGACCAAGTAACTTTCCCAAGGCCAGACAACTAGAAAGTCAGGATTTGTGAGTCAGGATTTCAACTGTGAGCTCAGGTCCTCTGCAGAGGTTTAGGATTAAGTGACAAGGCTCATGAAAATGCTATCAGAAAAGTATACCAAATTGGATAagtcaaaataaaatagaactgatatgtttttaaaaacccaTGCCCATGAAAGAATTTAAAGTTATCTTAGATTTTAACCTTCCTCAAGGCAGAATTTAGGAGTGGCAAAGACTGGCAACCTGACCTCCCTAGTTAACACCCTCATCTGTAATTAACAAGCCACTCCAAGTGAACACCATATTGCATTTCCAGTCCCCTTTAATAGAGCCCACCCCCTCCAATGTGAATGCTGGTGGCTACAATCTTTACTGAATTAGCCCAGCGTCTTTTTAACATGAAAATGGTGTGCACTTTGCTGGCGTCTCTCAAGACCAGGCCCTGACTGCAGTAGCACCTGACGCGGCCAGCACAGGAGCTCTATTAAACCTGCCAGTACAGAAAGGGTGCTCCCCACAGAGCAGGCCAGGCGGCCTTGGCACCACGCTTTCGCTCTCCACTTACTGTCAGAGgctaggaaaaggaaagaagccaacaattttttaaaaaagaaacactcaTTCCTGCAGGCACGGGAGGAGGGAAGCAGTCTCTCTCTCATGGTCAAGCAT contains these protein-coding regions:
- the CNBP gene encoding cellular nucleic acid-binding protein isoform X1, encoding MSSNECFKCGRSGHWARECPTGGGRGRGMRSRGRGGFTSDRGFQFVASSLPDICYRCGESGHLAKDCDLQEDACYNCGRGGHIAKDCKEPKREREQCCYNCGKPGHLARDCDHADEQKCYSCGEFGHIQKDCTKVKCYRCGETGHVAINCSKTSEVNCYRCGESGHLARECTIEATA
- the CNBP gene encoding cellular nucleic acid-binding protein isoform X2; amino-acid sequence: MSSNECFKCGRSGHWARECPTGGGRGRGMRSRGRGFQFVASSLPDICYRCGESGHLAKDCDLQEDACYNCGRGGHIAKDCKEPKREREQCCYNCGKPGHLARDCDHADEQKCYSCGEFGHIQKDCTKVKCYRCGETGHVAINCSKTSEVNCYRCGESGHLARECTIEATA